Proteins encoded in a region of the Roseateles sp. SL47 genome:
- a CDS encoding cyanophycinase yields the protein MPVLLLAACSWHLAEAQTAIVIGGNLRFDNEAVWQRIVEEAGGPGKARFAVLATASAAPEQTATAIVQVLQRHGAQAEHIPVAPRLEGADLQKNLNDPALIGKIRNSSAVFFSGGAQGLIVDTFQPNGKPTAMLDAIWDVYRRGGVVAGTSAGAAIMSRTMFRDAQDVMGVMRGQMRAGHEVDRGLGFITDRLFVDQHFLKRGRIGRMLPLMMAQGYRLGLGIEENSAAVIQGPSVDIIGARGALLVDLRSARTDPSLPLFNVQDARLSYLANGDHYELRSGRVTPERSKSPLPETRLIRASHHVPGPVSTFQTDILGDNRIVQAMAELMTAPSGEVRAMAARVRPGATEARDRTAFVFRLYRGEGTQGWFNSQGDADDITLLDVRLDVRPVPVPLAAPPRLAANNPTPTASEGPAVVPEPATTPR from the coding sequence ATGCCTGTGCTGTTGCTGGCCGCCTGCAGCTGGCACTTGGCCGAGGCCCAGACCGCCATCGTCATCGGCGGTAACCTGCGCTTCGATAACGAGGCCGTATGGCAGCGCATCGTGGAAGAGGCCGGCGGCCCGGGCAAGGCCAGGTTCGCCGTGCTGGCCACCGCATCGGCCGCTCCGGAGCAGACGGCCACGGCCATCGTGCAGGTGCTTCAGCGGCATGGCGCGCAGGCGGAGCACATTCCCGTTGCCCCGCGGCTGGAGGGGGCGGACCTGCAGAAAAACCTGAATGATCCGGCGCTGATCGGGAAGATCCGCAATTCCAGCGCCGTGTTCTTCTCAGGCGGGGCGCAAGGCCTGATCGTGGACACCTTCCAGCCCAACGGCAAACCCACCGCCATGCTGGATGCCATCTGGGATGTCTATCGACGGGGTGGTGTCGTGGCTGGCACCAGCGCGGGCGCGGCCATCATGAGCCGCACCATGTTTCGCGACGCTCAGGATGTGATGGGCGTGATGCGCGGCCAGATGCGCGCTGGGCATGAAGTGGACCGGGGGCTGGGCTTCATCACCGACCGGCTGTTCGTGGACCAGCATTTCCTCAAGCGTGGCCGCATCGGCCGCATGCTGCCGCTGATGATGGCGCAGGGCTATCGCCTGGGCCTGGGCATTGAGGAAAACAGCGCGGCCGTGATTCAGGGCCCCTCGGTGGACATCATCGGCGCCCGCGGCGCCTTGCTGGTGGATCTGCGCAGCGCACGCACCGATCCGTCGCTGCCGCTGTTCAATGTTCAGGATGCGCGCCTGAGCTACCTCGCCAACGGCGACCATTACGAACTGCGCTCCGGCCGCGTCACCCCCGAGCGAAGCAAGAGCCCGTTGCCGGAAACCCGGCTGATCCGGGCCTCTCATCACGTGCCGGGCCCGGTGAGCACCTTCCAGACCGACATCCTGGGGGATAACCGCATCGTGCAGGCCATGGCCGAGCTGATGACCGCGCCGTCTGGCGAGGTGCGGGCGATGGCAGCCCGCGTCCGGCCCGGCGCGACCGAAGCGCGAGACCGGACGGCCTTTGTGTTCCGGCTGTATCGCGGGGAGGGCACGCAAGGCTGGTTCAACAGCCAGGGCGATGCAGACGACATCACCCTGCTGGACGTGCGTCTGGATGTGCGCCCGGTGCCGGTGCCCTTGGCGGCGCCGCCACGTCTGGCGGCCAACAACCCGACGCCGACCGCCAGCGAGGGGCCGGCGGTGGTGCCGGAGCCGGCCACCACTCCCCGCTGA